The genomic region ACAGCAGGATCAGGCCGGCCCAGACCGCCATGGCGCGCGGGTTCAGCACCACCGCGGTGGCGCTGGTCACCAGCGCCTCCAGCAGCCCGATCCGGCGATCCAGCATCAAGGGCAGCGAAAAGGCCCCGGCGACGAAGGCGAAGGTGGCCATCACCCCCCCGACCGCGGTGCCGAGCAGCAGGAATGTCAACCCGTTGGCGGTGAACAGCGTGGCCGTCACCGCCCTCTCCCAGTCGAAGCCGACATCGGGGAAGGACAGGGCGAACACCAGGGCGGCGAAGCGCAGCCAGACCACCAGGAAGACGACCAGCGCCAGCCCCATGGCGAATAACGGCCCGGGATTGTCCAGCCAGGCGGAGAAGGCGCGCGACAGGGACGGCTCGCGGCCGGCCTCCAGGTCACGGCTGATGGCGTAGAAACCGACGGTCAGCGCCGGGCCCACCAGCATGAAACCGGTCGTGAGCGGCGCGATCAGGTAGTCCAGGTCCGCCATCACCAGTCCCGCCGTCAGCACGAAGCCGCCGACGACGAAGACCAGGCTGTAGGCGGCACTGATGCCGCGGCCGTGGCGGAAATCGGACCACCCGGCCGCCAGCCAGCGGAATGGTGCATCGGTGTGCACCAGACGGACTCGTTCGGCGAACGGCAACAGGGATGCCGGCGCCTTCGTCTCGTTCTCGGACATGCGCTCCCCCCAGAGGCGCGGATTGTGGGGGGAGCCTAGCCGAGTCAGACCCGCCGGTGCCACTGCGCCGATGACCCACCCGGCGCAGTGGCGCCGATTACCCGAACGCCCCGACCTCGTGGGTCACGGCGGTCGCGATTTCCCGGATCAGGTCGAACAGCCGGCGCATCGGCGCGAACACCTCCGCATGCTCGCGACCATAGGCCTGCCAGGCGCGTGGCCCTGGCGGCTCGGCATAGTCGCTCTCGGCCGAGGCATCGGGGGCTTCGGGAAAGATCTCGGCCAGCAGCGACACCGCCGCCGGGATCTCCAGCCGCAGGATCGCCGCCTCCATGTCGCGGCGGGTGAAGCCGTGGCGCGGCGAGAATTCGGGGATATGCGTCGCCAGC from Rhodovastum atsumiense harbors:
- a CDS encoding DUF2189 domain-containing protein; this encodes MSENETKAPASLLPFAERVRLVHTDAPFRWLAAGWSDFRHGRGISAAYSLVFVVGGFVLTAGLVMADLDYLIAPLTTGFMLVGPALTVGFYAISRDLEAGREPSLSRAFSAWLDNPGPLFAMGLALVVFLVVWLRFAALVFALSFPDVGFDWERAVTATLFTANGLTFLLLGTAVGGVMATFAFVAGAFSLPLMLDRRIGLLEALVTSATAVVLNPRAMAVWAGLILLFTAAGLASWYLGLCVTLPLIGHATWHAYRGVIRPL